TGCTAGATGAAATTGACATGATAGTAAGTGTTTTTAGTCTGTACTTATCTTGATACACTTTTTTGACAGAATATCATAATGTGTTGTGCTTTACTGCATCTGCACCTAATGTTTGCAGGAGGAAATTGAAATGGAAGATGTGGAGGAACCTATTATGGACATCGACGCTTGTGATAGGAATGATCCGCTTGCAGTTGTTGAGTACATAGATGATATCTACTGTTTTTACAAGAAAACTGAGGTAAGCTTGAATTTCAGTGAGTTTCTAGACCTGGAACATCTAATCTAGGCTTTTTTTAAGAGAGGATGATGTATCATAAACTAAGACCATGCGCCAATATTAGAGAGTCTAGCTTCTCAGTTCTCATGATGAACAACCACTCTTTAATCAGTTTAAtgttaatcaattaattaaacTTCTTGTAGATGATTTTGGACTGCCATAGCCTGCTTTCTTTCTTTCCCCATTTATAAAACCATTTGTAGATCAGAACATGTAACAGGACAGGCCCTTTGGGTATTTTGTCAGCTAGACTGGAATCACCTTTGGGCTATGGTTTGACTTGGTAGCTTAATTAACTTACTGATAAGTATGAAGATAGTGGATGTGACCTATCATTGCTTTTGCAGAAATCTAGCTGCGTCTCTCCAGCTTACATGACTAGTCAGTTTGACATTAATGAGAAGATGAGGGCCATTCTTATGGACTGGCTTATTGAGGTACAAGGTTTATGTTTCAGTCCCATGTGAATAGAGCAAGTTTATTGAAATAGAATTCCTTTAAGGTTGAGCTTCTTTAGACATTAATTCAAACTTGACCACCCCATCCTACAGGTTCACTATAAATTTGAGCTTTTGGAGGAGACCTTGTTTCTCACTGTCAATCTCATAGACAGGTTCTTGGCATGTCAGACAGTGATAAGAAAAAAGCTTCAGCTGGTTGGTGTAACCGCCATGCTAATAGCTTGCAAGTATGAGGAGGTATCAGTCCCCACAGTTGAGGATTTTATTCTGATAACAGACAAGGCATACACAAGAAATGAAGTTTTGAATATGGTTAGTAAATTTTGTACATTATTTATCcttcctccccccccccccccccctccttttaatttttgaaatgtATCTTATTAACATATGCGGATATGCCAATAGGAGAAGCTAATGGTGAACACCTTGCAATTCAACTTGTCTGTGCCTACTCCGTATGTGTTTATGAGAAGATTTCTTAAGGCAGCTTATTCTGACAAAAAGgtatgtaatgtaacactgtTTTGCAAACATAAACTTCAAAATAACACTGTTTTGCTACATAAACATCAAAAGTGATGTAACCAAACAAGTATGGGATATGTGGACATGTATCAGCTGGAGCTCTTGTCCTTCTTCTTGATCGAACTTTGCTTGGTGGAGTGCAAAATGCTGAAGTTTTCACCATCTCTGCTAGCTGCTGCAGCCATATACACAGCTCAATGCAGTCTATACCAGTTTAAGCAATGGACTAAGACCAGCGAGTGGTATACTGGTTACTCAGAAGAGCAGCttctgtgagttgttttagcAATGTCATAAATTTTCTAAAGTATGATGACATAAATAGTAACTTTGAATCTTTCTGTATGCTGTCAGAGAATGCTCAAGGCTGATGGTTACTTACCATCAGAAAGCTGGATCAGGGAAACTCACTGGAGTATATAGGAAGTACAGTTCGTTGAAGTATGGTTGTGCTGCAAAAGTAGAACCAGCCCATTTCGTACTGGATGGTAATTAAGGAATCAATGCATGTCATTTCACAGAACGTGTTTGAGGTTTTTTTGCTTGTATAAACCTAGCAACAGAAGTTGCAGCATCCTTACCCTTTttaatctttctttcttttcaaattttggTCTGTATATGTCTGTGCGGATGTGCAGTTTATTGAATAGAGTACTTTTCTCTATCAGGAATCTATGTTATTTTCATATTGCAAGTAATTTACTTGAGAGATACTCAAGTATCTTTAAGATTTTCATGTTTTATCATAATCATTTATAACTAAGCACAGCCACAAAGTTTGCATGAATACATCTCATGCATTGCATGAGGATTAGAGAAAGAAAACTGCTTGTTTCTGACAAAAACTACAAGCTATATAGCATTTTACAGACAAAGGGAAATTAGTCTCCTAGCTGATCATCACCTCTAAACTATGAGTTTGAGGTGTTTTACAAAGTGCAGTATTTGTAGATCATCTTCACAGGCCGTCACATAGTTGAATCATATTCTACAATTGGCAGCTGCACAGAAAGTAAAAGAGAAGAGTgtcaaaaatataaattaatatgaCGAGTTAATATTAGCATAGTAGCAAACCAAATGACAATAAAAAAGAACAACAGCTAAAGAGACAAAAATGGTTGAGCATGTACTGCAGGAGCAGCTTAACAGTATGGGCAAATGGACTGGATTACTAGAGCAATAGTTTCTAGCTCTACCCCACAAAATCCTAAAACCACACTGTACGATGTTTTGAGTGATAGAATATGAACTGAATAGTTGGCGCTACGTCAATACTATTGAGGAAATTGGTTTTAATGTCATCTTAATTGGTTTTGCTGCATTGCAAGAGCCA
This is a stretch of genomic DNA from Lotus japonicus ecotype B-129 chromosome 1, LjGifu_v1.2. It encodes these proteins:
- the LOC130729043 gene encoding G2/mitotic-specific cyclin-2-like; translation: MEMAHSHRLPLRSINQNIMDKDKPCIPNKVSLSGNQNLLASTPSNQLDSAIIDNGEYEDAVPVFVKHTEAMLDEIDMIEEIEMEDVEEPIMDIDACDRNDPLAVVEYIDDIYCFYKKTEKSSCVSPAYMTSQFDINEKMRAILMDWLIEVHYKFELLEETLFLTVNLIDRFLACQTVIRKKLQLVGVTAMLIACKYEEVSVPTVEDFILITDKAYTRNEVLNMEKLMVNTLQFNLSVPTPYVFMRRFLKAAYSDKKLELLSFFLIELCLVECKMLKFSPSLLAAAAIYTAQCSLYQFKQWTKTSEWYTGYSEEQLLECSRLMVTYHQKAGSGKLTGVYRKYSSLKYGCAAKVEPAHFVLDGN